The sequence TCACGGGAGACGCGAAGTCTTACTCCGAGCGCCTTTTTGACTATCCAGATATCGGCCCTCTAGACGCAACAGAAGCGCGCCGCGCTCTGGTCGCTCCAGCCAATGAGGCCGCGGTGGAATTCGATGATGCTGCGGTCAGCCACATCATAGAACGCACTCAAGGCTATCCGTATTTTCTTCAGGAATGGGGTTACCAAGCTTGGAACTGTGCTGACGGGTCGCCGATCAGCGCCGACGATGTCGAAAAAGCCGAAGTGCGGGCAGTAGAACGGCTCGATAAGAACTTCTTCCGCTCGCGCTACGAACGACTGTCCGACCCTCAGAAGACCTATCTGCGTGCAATGGCGCAGTTGGGGCCAGGCCCGCACAAAACTGGCGATATCGCCGATGTCTTGGGCAAGACCTCCTCGCAGCTTGGTCCTACGAGGGATGCTCTAATCACGAATGGGATGATCTACAGCCCAAAGTATGGATACGCCGCGTTTACCGTTCCGCTCTTCGACGAATTCATGCGGCGGGCTGAACCATGAGTCCGCTCTACTTCGATTTCGCCGCATCAACCCCGCTCGCTCCGGAAGTTGCCGATGCTATGGCGCCTTGGCTAAGCGGGCTTTACGGCAACCCACATTCGGACCACCTGACCGGATTTGCAGCTGCTAACGCAATTGAGCGGGCCAAGGATCAGGTTTCATCGCTGTTGAGCTGCAGCCCCGAGGATATCATCCTCACGTCAGGAGCGACCGAGGCGAACAACTTGGCACTGAAGGGCGTGCTCCTGTCCAACAGTATTCCAGGCCGGCATTTGATTGTGAGCGCGATTGAGCACAAATGCATCTTGGAGGCCGCTGGTCATCTCGAAGACTCTGGTTTTGATCTTACCATCATTCCGCCAGCTGCTGACGGGCAGATCAGAATTTCTGACGTCTCGGCTGCGCTCCGCGACGACACTGCGCTTGTCTCGATCATGGCCGTTAACAACGAGACCGGGGTCATCCAGCCTGTCCGAGAACTCGCCAGGCTTTGTGAGGCCCGAGGCGTCTTTTTTCACACCGATGCGGCGCAGGCGGTTGGACGAATCGAATTGGACTTTGACGTTCTGCCCAACACTCTTATGAGCCTCTCCGCCCACAAGATCTACGGGCCACAGGGCATCGGAGCTTTGATCGCTCCGCGGCAAATCCAGCGCCAGATGGTGCCGCTTTTCCACGGCGGAGGTCAGCAGGGCGGTATTCGTAGCGGAACAATCCCGACCGCTTTGTGTGTTGGCTTGGGGAGAGCTGCGGAACTCGCAAGAGAGCGGCGAAACGAAGACAATACATACCTCAGCGATATTCGTACAAAGTTCGTGCACTTGCTGCGGGAACGCGAATGCGTGCCCGAGTTGAATGCGGATGCCGAGATCGTACCAGGTATCATGAGTCTCCGATTTTCCGGTGTTGATGCTGCTGAATTGGTTTTGACCGTCCAGAAAAACCTATCTATATCAATGGGTTCGGCCTGCAATGCGGGATCGATTGAGCCATCGTATGTCCTGCAGGCCATGGGCATCCCAAGCTCTCACGCCAACGAGAGCGTGCGGATCAGTTTCGGGCGAACGACCACTAAGGAGGACATCCTTGAAGCTGCCGATGCGCTCGCCGCCGGCATCAGGAGAATTCGTGACCGTGGTGAAAGCCCCGGTGTGATTTCGGAAAGTGGTCTTCAGTTGCCACTTCCAACTGGAGGAAATCCCCAGTAGGGTAGAAATATGCTTCGAGGACCATTGAATGACCCCGCCGTCAAAACCCGATTTGCCGGCCACGAGACCTTCCCCCTTCGACGCCTTTGGCTGCGCAAGGCCTATGAAGCTGTGCGGGAAGATGAAAAATCCAGTCAAAACAATACTTTCGATAAAGACTTCGGCATTGTTAGATTCGGCGTCGGCAAGAATATGGTCGCGGCGATCCGCCATTGGGCCCAGATATTTCGCGTCATCGAAGAGGATGGCGAAAGCGGCACCTACCGTGTGAGCCGGTTAGGGCAGCTTATATTTGACGATGAGACCGGCCTTGACCCCTACATGGAGAGCATTTCAACGATTTGGTTGCTGCACTGGTTCGTTGCCAGCGATTTTGAGCGGGCAACTACTTGGTTCTATGCCTTCAATCATCTCAATGCGCAGACCTTTGATCGCGACAGCCTTACCGAGTCTTTGGGTCTTTTGTGCAAGCGCCTTGAGCGCGCGCGATCTTCGACGGCGACATTGAAGCGAGACGTGGAGTGCTTTGTGCGGTCCTATGTTGCGAAAGCTGGAGCAGGAGCGATCGACGATCAGATCGAAACGGTGCTCGGTGAATTGGGCCTGATCAAGGAGGTGTCGTCACGCTCATTCGAGTTTCGCCGGGGGGCCAAGCCCACGCTGCATGATGGCATCTTCCTTTTCGCTTTGGAGGAGTTCTGGCAAAACTGGGCGCCTCAGCAATCCACCTTGTCGGTTGAAGCGATTGTCTATGAGCCCGGATCGCCGGGCAGGGTCTTTAAGCTCGACGAGCATGCTGTGGTCGATCGCCTTGTAGCCATAGATACTGCCTCAAAGGGTGCTTATGCTTGGTCTGACACGGCGGGTGTTCGTAACGTCGCCCGTCGGAGAGACGATGTGGACCCCCTCGACTTTTTGCCGGCCGCTTTCGACGCTGAGACGTCTCAGGAGGCAGCATG is a genomic window of Pontivivens ytuae containing:
- a CDS encoding cysteine desulfurase family protein — its product is MSPLYFDFAASTPLAPEVADAMAPWLSGLYGNPHSDHLTGFAAANAIERAKDQVSSLLSCSPEDIILTSGATEANNLALKGVLLSNSIPGRHLIVSAIEHKCILEAAGHLEDSGFDLTIIPPAADGQIRISDVSAALRDDTALVSIMAVNNETGVIQPVRELARLCEARGVFFHTDAAQAVGRIELDFDVLPNTLMSLSAHKIYGPQGIGALIAPRQIQRQMVPLFHGGGQQGGIRSGTIPTALCVGLGRAAELARERRNEDNTYLSDIRTKFVHLLRERECVPELNADAEIVPGIMSLRFSGVDAAELVLTVQKNLSISMGSACNAGSIEPSYVLQAMGIPSSHANESVRISFGRTTTKEDILEAADALAAGIRRIRDRGESPGVISESGLQLPLPTGGNPQ
- a CDS encoding DUF4007 family protein produces the protein MNDPAVKTRFAGHETFPLRRLWLRKAYEAVREDEKSSQNNTFDKDFGIVRFGVGKNMVAAIRHWAQIFRVIEEDGESGTYRVSRLGQLIFDDETGLDPYMESISTIWLLHWFVASDFERATTWFYAFNHLNAQTFDRDSLTESLGLLCKRLERARSSTATLKRDVECFVRSYVAKAGAGAIDDQIETVLGELGLIKEVSSRSFEFRRGAKPTLHDGIFLFALEEFWQNWAPQQSTLSVEAIVYEPGSPGRVFKLDEHAVVDRLVAIDTASKGAYAWSDTAGVRNVARRRDDVDPLDFLPAAFDAETSQEAA